One Sediminicola sp. YIK13 DNA segment encodes these proteins:
- a CDS encoding Glu/Leu/Phe/Val dehydrogenase dimerization domain-containing protein, with protein sequence MKELLSIYENKAPEIVFNWKDPETEAEGWTVINSLRGGAAGGGTRMREGLDMNEVLSLAKTMEVKFTVSGPAIGGAKSGINFNPSDPRKKGVLERWYRAVSPLLKSYYGTGGDLNVDEIHEVIPITEDSGVWHPQEGVFNGHFKPTEADKINRIGQLRLGVIKVLESGKYSPSTARKYTVADMITGYGVAEAVRHYYDIFGGTVKGKRAVVQGFGNVGAAAAFYFAQMGAKVVGIIDRDGGVINEEGFSFEEIKSFYLDKKGNTLVADGMMSFEEINSKIWNIQTEIFAPCAASRLITKDQIGRMIASGLEVISCGANVPFADKEIFFGPIMEYTDEKVSLIPDFISNCGMARVFAYFMERRVPMDDELIFQDTSETIRKAILNIFKQNASKVNLSKTAFEIALKQLV encoded by the coding sequence ATGAAAGAATTACTTAGTATATACGAAAATAAAGCCCCCGAAATTGTTTTTAATTGGAAGGATCCAGAAACTGAAGCAGAGGGCTGGACAGTCATAAATTCCCTAAGGGGAGGTGCTGCAGGCGGAGGAACAAGAATGCGTGAAGGATTGGACATGAATGAAGTGCTCTCCTTGGCAAAGACAATGGAAGTAAAGTTCACAGTTTCAGGACCGGCAATAGGTGGTGCAAAATCAGGTATTAACTTTAATCCAAGCGATCCTAGAAAAAAAGGGGTATTGGAAAGGTGGTACCGGGCAGTTTCCCCTTTATTGAAAAGTTATTACGGGACTGGTGGAGATTTAAATGTGGATGAAATCCATGAAGTTATTCCAATTACCGAAGATTCAGGTGTTTGGCACCCTCAGGAAGGTGTGTTTAACGGTCATTTTAAACCAACGGAAGCCGATAAGATCAATAGAATTGGTCAATTGCGATTGGGAGTCATCAAAGTTTTAGAAAGTGGAAAGTATTCTCCTTCCACCGCTAGGAAGTATACCGTAGCAGATATGATCACCGGTTATGGGGTCGCGGAAGCTGTAAGACATTATTACGATATTTTCGGAGGAACCGTGAAAGGGAAAAGGGCTGTGGTCCAAGGCTTCGGAAATGTAGGTGCAGCAGCAGCTTTTTACTTTGCTCAAATGGGCGCAAAAGTTGTTGGTATTATCGATAGGGATGGGGGTGTGATTAACGAAGAAGGATTTTCATTTGAAGAAATAAAATCATTTTACCTGGATAAGAAAGGGAACACCCTGGTTGCTGATGGGATGATGTCTTTTGAAGAGATCAACAGTAAGATTTGGAATATTCAGACCGAAATATTTGCACCTTGTGCCGCTTCCCGATTAATTACTAAGGATCAAATAGGGAGAATGATCGCATCGGGTCTTGAGGTGATTAGCTGTGGGGCCAATGTTCCGTTTGCAGATAAAGAAATATTCTTTGGACCTATCATGGAATACACTGACGAAAAGGTAAGTTTGATTCCTGACTTTATTTCCAATTGTGGAATGGCAAGAGTGTTTGCCTATTTTATGGAACGCAGGGTGCCAATGGATGATGAATTAATATTTCAGGATACTTCCGAAACAATTCGTAAAGCTATTTTGAATATATTTAAACAAAATGCCTCTAAAGTAAACTTGAGTAAAACAGCCTTTGAGATTGCATTGAAACAATTAGTATAA